One region of Desulfovibrio sp. JC022 genomic DNA includes:
- a CDS encoding CoB--CoM heterodisulfide reductase iron-sulfur subunit A family protein, whose product MKIGVFVCHCGTNIEGTVDTAAVAEAAREFPGVVFATDTMYACSEPGQDEIIDAIKEHKLDGVVVASCTPRMHEPTFRKTLERAGLNRYLFEMANIREHVSWIGKDREANTNKSVDLVRMAAAKLLNNKPLNAKFFDMNKRVMIVGGGVAGIQAALDCADGGLDVILVEKTSSIGGKMAKLDKTFPTVDCSSCILGPRMVDVAQHPNITLYACSEIEEVNGYVGNFSVKVKRKATYVDWDKCTGCGICMEKCPSKKADNPFDEDLGKAPAINIPFPQAIPKKAVIDPNFCIKIKRDKCGVCAKVCPSEAIVYDQVDEFVVEEVGAVVAATGFDLVDWTVYSEYGGGQYPDVITSLQYERMLSASGPTEGHIKRPSDGKEPKNVVFIQCVGSRDKSIGRPYCSGFCCMYTAKQAILTKDHCPDSQSYVFYMDIRSPGKMFDEFTRRAQEEYEARYIRGRVSMIYPQGDKLIVRGADTLMGDQVEVDADLVVLAVGAEAAVGASDLAKKLRISYDAYGFFMEGHPKLKPVETNTAGVFLAGSCQGPKDIPSSVAQGSAAAAKVLAMFAKDQLESDPAVSVVDIKRCIGCGKCISTCPFGAIKEVDFRGQPKAEVIETICQGCGICTATCPQGAIQLQHFTDNQILAEVNAVCRF is encoded by the coding sequence ATGAAAATAGGAGTTTTTGTCTGCCATTGCGGGACTAACATCGAAGGTACCGTGGACACTGCCGCAGTTGCAGAAGCCGCGCGTGAATTCCCCGGTGTTGTTTTCGCAACAGATACAATGTACGCCTGCTCCGAACCCGGACAGGACGAGATAATAGATGCAATCAAGGAACATAAACTCGACGGCGTAGTCGTAGCATCCTGCACACCCAGAATGCACGAGCCCACCTTCCGCAAAACGCTGGAAAGGGCCGGACTCAACCGCTACCTCTTCGAAATGGCCAACATCAGGGAACACGTTTCCTGGATCGGTAAAGACCGCGAAGCCAACACCAACAAGTCCGTTGACCTTGTTCGCATGGCAGCGGCTAAACTGCTCAACAACAAGCCCCTCAATGCCAAATTCTTTGACATGAACAAAAGGGTTATGATTGTGGGCGGCGGTGTTGCCGGTATTCAGGCAGCTCTAGACTGCGCTGACGGCGGCCTTGATGTTATCCTTGTTGAAAAAACATCCTCCATCGGCGGCAAGATGGCCAAACTGGATAAGACTTTCCCCACAGTGGACTGCTCCAGTTGTATCCTCGGCCCCCGCATGGTTGACGTTGCCCAGCATCCGAACATCACCCTTTACGCCTGCTCTGAGATTGAGGAAGTAAACGGGTATGTGGGTAACTTCTCCGTTAAAGTAAAAAGAAAAGCCACCTATGTTGATTGGGACAAATGTACCGGTTGCGGTATCTGCATGGAAAAATGCCCCAGCAAAAAGGCTGACAACCCCTTTGACGAAGATCTGGGTAAAGCACCCGCCATCAATATCCCCTTTCCGCAGGCTATCCCCAAGAAAGCGGTTATTGACCCCAACTTCTGTATTAAAATCAAACGCGATAAATGCGGCGTCTGCGCTAAAGTCTGCCCTTCTGAAGCCATCGTTTACGATCAGGTGGATGAATTTGTAGTCGAAGAAGTGGGCGCAGTTGTTGCGGCTACCGGTTTCGACCTCGTGGACTGGACTGTATACAGCGAATACGGCGGAGGTCAGTACCCCGACGTAATCACTTCATTACAGTACGAACGCATGCTCTCCGCTTCCGGCCCCACCGAGGGACACATCAAACGTCCTTCCGATGGTAAAGAGCCCAAGAATGTGGTCTTCATCCAGTGCGTAGGCTCCCGTGACAAATCCATCGGGCGTCCCTACTGCTCCGGTTTCTGCTGCATGTACACTGCAAAGCAGGCCATTCTGACCAAAGACCACTGCCCGGATTCACAGTCCTACGTATTCTACATGGATATCCGTTCCCCGGGTAAGATGTTCGACGAGTTCACCCGCAGGGCGCAGGAAGAATACGAAGCACGCTACATCCGTGGCCGCGTGTCCATGATCTATCCGCAGGGCGATAAGCTCATCGTACGCGGTGCCGACACCCTCATGGGTGATCAGGTTGAAGTAGACGCTGATCTCGTTGTCCTCGCCGTTGGCGCGGAAGCAGCAGTCGGTGCCTCCGATCTGGCCAAGAAACTGCGCATCTCTTACGATGCTTACGGTTTCTTCATGGAAGGCCACCCCAAACTCAAGCCTGTTGAAACCAACACCGCCGGGGTTTTCCTCGCCGGTTCATGTCAGGGTCCCAAAGATATTCCTTCCTCTGTTGCACAGGGTAGTGCGGCAGCGGCAAAGGTTCTGGCCATGTTCGCCAAGGACCAGCTGGAAAGTGACCCCGCGGTTTCTGTAGTTGATATCAAACGCTGCATCGGTTGCGGCAAATGCATCAGCACCTGTCCCTTCGGAGCTATTAAAGAAGTAGACTTCCGCGGACAGCCCAAAGCTGAAGTGATTGAAACAATTTGTCAGGGTTGCGGTATCTGCACAGCCACCTGTCCTCAGGGCGCTATCCAGCTCCAGCACTTCACTGACAATCAGATTCTTGCGGAGGTTAACGCAGTATGCCGGTTCTAG
- a CDS encoding OmpA family protein produces the protein MHKRNVVLILTVALAALLAFGSMAFAESRIILKPKVDAFAYFVDTSPSMSQSYGSTGNPKIIAGINALKRLNNVVPELGYDSALYAMPDFATYAPKSIFTRSAMAKGISTLPSDLDFFQSTPMGEGFKDLDSVLKNWDGKFAVVFVSDGLTNAGRNPSLVVSDMAKKYGDRFCLHVISVADTPRGKSNLKRLASLTPCGVYVDATALANKAVLDKFAQDVFYTQEEELIVEVIEEVVIAPVVPVQEKIVFRNFNFGFDKYKITDEMVPALTEAAVLLEEFPNLKVMVGGHTDSSGSESYNQGLSERRAKSVADWLAANGVASERLQVKGYGEMNPKYDNKTKEGRKLNRRVEIDVED, from the coding sequence ATGCATAAGAGAAATGTTGTATTAATTCTGACCGTTGCTTTAGCCGCCCTTCTGGCCTTCGGCTCAATGGCCTTTGCTGAATCCAGAATCATCCTCAAACCCAAAGTCGATGCCTTTGCATATTTTGTAGACACCTCCCCTTCCATGTCTCAATCATACGGGTCCACCGGTAATCCCAAAATCATTGCCGGAATCAACGCCCTGAAAAGACTCAACAACGTAGTTCCTGAGCTGGGCTATGATTCCGCCCTCTACGCAATGCCTGACTTTGCGACATATGCTCCCAAGTCAATTTTCACCAGATCAGCCATGGCAAAAGGAATTTCCACATTGCCCAGCGATCTGGATTTCTTCCAGTCCACCCCCATGGGTGAAGGCTTTAAGGATCTTGATAGCGTACTCAAGAACTGGGATGGCAAATTCGCAGTTGTTTTCGTATCCGACGGACTGACCAATGCAGGCCGCAACCCTTCCCTCGTTGTTTCCGACATGGCTAAAAAGTACGGCGACCGTTTCTGCCTGCATGTTATCAGCGTAGCAGACACCCCGCGCGGTAAGTCCAACCTGAAACGCCTTGCCAGCCTGACCCCCTGCGGTGTTTATGTTGACGCTACTGCTCTTGCCAATAAAGCAGTTCTCGATAAGTTCGCACAGGACGTTTTCTATACTCAGGAAGAAGAACTCATCGTTGAAGTAATCGAAGAAGTAGTTATCGCTCCGGTTGTCCCGGTTCAGGAAAAAATTGTTTTCCGTAACTTCAACTTCGGTTTCGACAAATACAAAATCACCGACGAGATGGTTCCGGCTCTGACTGAAGCTGCTGTCCTTCTCGAGGAATTCCCCAACCTTAAAGTGATGGTTGGCGGTCACACCGATTCCTCCGGTTCGGAAAGCTACAACCAGGGCCTGTCCGAACGCAGAGCCAAGTCTGTTGCCGATTGGCTGGCTGCAAACGGAGTTGCTTCCGAACGCTTGCAGGTTAAGGGTTATGGTGAAATGAATCCCAAGTATGACAACAAAACCAAAGAAGGCCGTAAGCTTAACCGCCGCGTTGAAATCGACGTAGAAGACTAG
- a CDS encoding CoB--CoM heterodisulfide reductase iron-sulfur subunit B family protein, which produces MSDSLTYAYYPGCSGAGTSMEYDMSTRAVCDKLGIRLTDIPDWSCCGSTPAHTVDHSLSSALSARNLQLVEKMDMDTAITPCPSCLTNLKSAEHRMKKDEMREKVNKLLDTPYNGGVATKSVLQILVEDLGLDALKKSTIKPLKGLKVAAYYGCIMNRPPEVMNFDDPEHPMAMDNIMKAMGATVLPFPLKVECCGASFGIPRKDVVMKLSGKLLDVADDLGVDALVTACPLCQMNLDLRQTQVNSATGAKHNLPIFYYTQLMGLALGMSEKELGMDKLCVSPRKALDAIGKEEKK; this is translated from the coding sequence ATGAGTGATTCCTTAACATATGCCTACTACCCCGGGTGTTCCGGTGCTGGAACATCTATGGAATATGACATGTCCACCCGGGCTGTCTGTGACAAGCTGGGAATCCGGCTCACCGACATCCCCGACTGGAGTTGCTGCGGTTCCACCCCGGCCCACACTGTGGACCACTCTCTGTCCAGTGCACTTTCTGCACGCAACCTGCAGTTGGTTGAAAAAATGGACATGGATACTGCAATCACTCCCTGCCCCAGCTGTCTGACCAACCTCAAATCCGCAGAACATCGTATGAAAAAGGACGAAATGCGTGAGAAGGTCAACAAACTGCTGGACACTCCCTACAACGGCGGGGTTGCAACCAAATCCGTGCTTCAGATTCTCGTTGAAGACCTTGGTCTTGACGCTCTGAAAAAAAGCACAATCAAACCGCTCAAGGGACTCAAAGTTGCCGCCTACTACGGCTGCATCATGAACCGTCCCCCGGAAGTGATGAACTTTGATGACCCGGAACACCCCATGGCCATGGACAATATCATGAAAGCCATGGGTGCAACCGTGCTTCCCTTTCCTTTAAAGGTTGAATGCTGCGGTGCTTCCTTCGGTATCCCCCGCAAGGACGTGGTCATGAAACTGTCCGGCAAACTGCTTGACGTGGCGGACGATCTCGGTGTTGACGCACTGGTCACCGCCTGCCCCCTGTGCCAGATGAACCTTGACCTGCGCCAGACTCAGGTCAACTCTGCAACAGGAGCCAAGCACAACCTGCCCATATTCTACTACACCCAGCTCATGGGCCTTGCCCTTGGCATGAGTGAAAAAGAACTTGGAATGGACAAGCTCTGCGTGAGCCCCCGTAAAGCTCTTGATGCCATCGGCAAAGAAGAGAAGAAATAG
- a CDS encoding hydrogenase iron-sulfur subunit has translation MPVLEGKELRIVGFLCNWCSYGGADTAGVGRFTQPTDLRVIKVPCSGRIDPLFIVKTLMSGADGVLVSGCHPNDCHYAEGNFYARRRLEMLKRFIPMLGIDPDRFDYTWVSASEGQRWQEVVTKFTEQIHKLGPAQKIEGPEAEETLKLMEASL, from the coding sequence ATGCCGGTTCTAGAAGGTAAAGAGCTCAGAATCGTCGGTTTTCTCTGCAACTGGTGCTCCTACGGCGGCGCGGATACCGCAGGCGTTGGTAGATTCACCCAGCCGACAGATTTAAGGGTTATCAAAGTTCCCTGCTCAGGAAGAATTGATCCTCTGTTTATTGTGAAGACACTCATGTCCGGTGCGGACGGAGTGCTCGTGTCCGGTTGTCACCCCAATGACTGCCACTACGCTGAAGGTAACTTCTATGCCCGCCGCAGGCTCGAAATGCTCAAAAGGTTCATCCCCATGCTGGGAATAGACCCTGACCGTTTCGACTATACCTGGGTTTCCGCATCAGAAGGCCAGCGTTGGCAGGAAGTTGTGACCAAGTTCACCGAACAGATTCACAAACTCGGCCCGGCCCAGAAGATTGAAGGCCCGGAAGCTGAGGAGACACTCAAATTGATGGAAGCTTCCCTCTAG
- a CDS encoding serine dehydratase subunit alpha family protein: protein MRYSVKEILHLEVSPALGCTEPVAIALATAAAASVMPGKRPDKIEVWVDPNIYKNGLAVIIPGTGGLNGLDTAAALGALYGDPSLGLEVLEPLDEPSAKEACKYKKNNPVTVNLLEDRHGIYVRALLTFGSSSVETIIEGVHDNIISLTLDGEPVKDSTLVKKKQAQKADVSKLEDFIKTLSLDDLVDMIGDLDEQDFEFLKEGITYNMRLADYGLKHGSGLGVGATFEKLARMKILTRDMILAARIVTSAASDARMGGIKLPAMSSGGSGNHGLTAILPIYAVSEFVDCTEKIMLEAIALSHLVTAYVKAQTGRLSAVCGCSVAAGAGATAGITYLMGGTTKHMAGAITNLTEDLAGIICDGAKSGCALKLATAAGTAVQAALFAIHGVNVHSTDGIIGTSPEQTMQNIGTLSTQGMIDTDRTILKIMLEKHFGGTEN from the coding sequence ATGAGATATTCAGTCAAAGAAATCCTGCATCTTGAAGTTTCTCCGGCACTGGGCTGTACCGAGCCGGTAGCCATTGCCCTTGCCACCGCAGCAGCAGCTTCTGTCATGCCGGGCAAAAGACCGGACAAAATCGAAGTCTGGGTTGACCCGAATATTTATAAAAACGGACTTGCCGTAATCATTCCCGGCACCGGCGGATTAAACGGACTGGACACAGCCGCTGCGCTGGGCGCTCTTTACGGCGATCCGTCGCTTGGCCTTGAGGTTCTTGAACCACTGGACGAACCGAGCGCAAAAGAAGCCTGCAAATACAAAAAAAACAATCCTGTTACGGTCAATCTTTTAGAAGACAGACATGGCATATATGTTCGTGCCCTGCTCACTTTCGGTTCAAGTTCAGTTGAGACAATTATTGAAGGCGTCCACGACAACATCATTTCCCTGACTCTTGACGGTGAACCGGTCAAGGACTCAACATTGGTCAAAAAGAAACAAGCCCAGAAAGCTGATGTTTCCAAACTCGAAGATTTCATTAAGACATTGTCTCTTGATGACCTTGTGGACATGATCGGCGATCTTGATGAGCAGGATTTTGAATTTCTCAAAGAAGGAATCACCTACAACATGCGTTTGGCTGACTACGGCCTCAAACATGGTTCAGGACTCGGAGTTGGTGCCACTTTTGAAAAACTGGCCCGTATGAAAATCCTGACCCGAGACATGATACTTGCCGCTCGAATTGTCACCTCAGCTGCATCAGATGCCCGCATGGGCGGAATCAAACTTCCAGCCATGAGCTCCGGCGGATCTGGCAACCACGGATTGACTGCGATTTTACCCATCTATGCAGTGAGTGAATTTGTGGATTGTACTGAAAAAATCATGCTCGAAGCCATCGCCCTCAGCCATCTCGTAACTGCCTATGTAAAGGCGCAGACAGGACGCCTTTCTGCGGTCTGCGGATGTTCGGTTGCTGCCGGGGCCGGAGCCACTGCCGGGATCACCTACCTTATGGGCGGCACCACAAAACATATGGCCGGGGCAATCACAAATCTTACAGAAGACCTTGCCGGAATCATCTGTGACGGAGCCAAGTCCGGGTGCGCCCTCAAACTTGCCACCGCAGCCGGTACCGCAGTTCAGGCCGCTCTCTTTGCCATCCATGGAGTCAATGTCCATTCCACGGACGGCATCATTGGAACTTCACCTGAACAGACCATGCAGAACATCGGCACACTCAGCACTCAAGGCATGATTGACACAGACCGGACTATTCTTAAAATTATGCTTGAAAAACACTTTGGCGGAACAGAAAATTAA
- a CDS encoding 4Fe-4S dicluster domain-containing protein: MKNLEDLKKQIKDGLSELDVVIGWTDSFDPLHATPHFMRSEADVDKLKVDALCVHNLATYLPSLKGKKVGIVVKGCDSRSVVELLQENLINRDDVTIFGFGCTGVVDQTKIRRAVGDVGQVEACEVSDAEVKLSVAGKEHKLPMADVIADKCQTCRYPNAVVSDQFVGDEIKATASFEDGYKDLEEFEAKSTEEKFGFWLGEMDRCIRCYACRNACPMCVCRDHCVAQSRDPHWLSQEAHVRDKWMFQVIHAYHLAGRCTECGECQRACPVDIPILLFKKKFNKEIKEVFNYEAGLDPEAKPPLQTFKIDEPTIKEKEW; encoded by the coding sequence GTGAAAAATCTGGAAGATTTAAAAAAACAAATCAAGGACGGACTGTCTGAGCTTGATGTGGTCATCGGCTGGACGGACAGTTTCGATCCTCTGCATGCCACTCCGCACTTCATGCGCAGTGAAGCAGATGTAGATAAATTGAAAGTGGACGCTCTCTGCGTTCACAACCTCGCCACCTACCTGCCCTCCCTGAAGGGCAAGAAGGTCGGTATCGTGGTCAAGGGCTGCGACAGCCGCAGCGTTGTTGAACTGTTGCAGGAAAACCTCATCAACCGTGATGACGTGACCATTTTTGGTTTCGGCTGCACTGGTGTTGTGGACCAGACCAAGATCCGCCGCGCAGTTGGTGATGTTGGACAGGTTGAAGCTTGTGAAGTCAGCGATGCTGAAGTCAAACTCAGTGTAGCAGGCAAAGAGCACAAGCTGCCCATGGCTGATGTCATTGCTGACAAATGCCAGACCTGCCGCTACCCCAACGCTGTGGTTTCCGACCAGTTTGTCGGTGACGAAATAAAGGCCACCGCTTCCTTTGAAGACGGCTACAAAGACCTTGAGGAATTCGAAGCCAAGTCCACCGAAGAAAAATTCGGTTTCTGGCTTGGTGAAATGGACCGCTGCATCCGCTGTTACGCCTGCCGCAACGCATGCCCCATGTGTGTATGCCGCGACCATTGCGTGGCCCAGTCCCGCGATCCGCACTGGCTGAGCCAGGAAGCCCACGTCCGCGACAAGTGGATGTTTCAGGTTATCCATGCCTACCATCTCGCCGGACGCTGCACCGAATGCGGTGAATGCCAGCGCGCCTGCCCGGTAGACATTCCCATCCTGCTCTTCAAGAAGAAGTTCAACAAGGAAATCAAGGAAGTCTTTAACTACGAGGCCGGACTCGATCCCGAGGCCAAACCTCCGCTTCAGACCTTCAAGATTGATGAACCTACTATCAAGGAGAAGGAGTGGTAG
- a CDS encoding methyl-accepting chemotaxis protein, with protein MKFIKTSLGNKVLVLTSLLTATVFVCLFLANSFWQRTTMMEEIEKNAYKTADMLQLAIREPMAKGDNKGTTAKFATVSKKYSDVDIYLTNFKGNITYSTSPGDIRSDLKDRIKDKGINSLVAKSLKTPLKSGLLSELGGKEVFVEVETIKNERACYHCHGSRQPVLGTLVMVQDVSPQFAGFHESQMKGAGLSFGGFIALLGALLFFMRRSIVDRIKVISSATSDFAQGNLDAQFAVNCSDELGSLGENLGDMARQIKDQLVYNRGVLNGITVPMIVTDGDSKIDFANAPMRSILDKSEDDLLGTPVGNFFKVDGKSLVADAIATGECPEDLLRFNREDGVEFPLRYQVCPLLNAEEETVGAIAVMVDLTEEEASRKHIEQQQKSLLEVANEVTEVSKALLSYTTELSQQMNELTAGVDTTAMQTGQVATAMEEMNATVLEVAQNTSETAEASDRANSVARDGGQVVSNTVSEIHIVTETTDKLSDMLADLSDRAINIGEVMSVINDIADQTNLLALNAAIEAARAGEAGRGFAVVADEVRKLAEKTMGATNEVESAISLIQQSTDKVVGEMNGVRGRVENTVQMAEGAGGVLGQIVNESETIADMVRAIATAAEQQTATSDEINNSVTEINSLSQALSDGIQNANSNILEVADMAQQLSNLVERFK; from the coding sequence ATGAAATTTATTAAAACCTCCCTTGGGAACAAGGTTCTGGTCCTGACCTCGTTGCTTACAGCAACTGTTTTTGTATGCCTTTTTCTCGCCAATTCTTTCTGGCAGCGTACTACCATGATGGAAGAGATTGAGAAGAACGCCTATAAAACAGCCGATATGCTGCAACTCGCCATTCGTGAACCCATGGCGAAAGGTGACAACAAGGGAACAACAGCGAAGTTTGCCACAGTTTCTAAGAAGTATTCCGATGTGGATATCTATCTGACTAACTTTAAAGGTAATATTACCTATTCCACTAGCCCAGGGGATATTCGTTCCGATCTGAAAGATAGAATTAAGGACAAAGGAATAAATTCCCTTGTTGCCAAAAGTCTTAAAACTCCCCTTAAGAGTGGTCTTCTTTCCGAACTTGGCGGTAAGGAAGTTTTTGTAGAAGTTGAAACCATTAAGAACGAGCGGGCATGTTATCACTGCCACGGTAGCCGTCAGCCTGTTCTCGGAACTTTGGTTATGGTGCAGGATGTCTCACCTCAATTCGCCGGTTTTCATGAGTCGCAGATGAAAGGTGCCGGGCTGTCCTTCGGTGGATTTATCGCTTTGCTGGGTGCGCTCCTTTTCTTTATGCGCAGATCCATTGTTGATCGTATTAAGGTGATTTCAAGTGCTACCAGCGATTTTGCCCAAGGCAATCTTGATGCCCAGTTCGCAGTAAATTGCAGCGATGAACTTGGCTCTCTTGGAGAGAACCTCGGCGATATGGCCCGCCAGATTAAAGATCAGCTGGTGTACAACCGTGGCGTGCTTAACGGTATCACCGTGCCCATGATCGTTACGGACGGCGATAGTAAAATTGATTTTGCCAACGCTCCCATGCGGTCCATCCTGGATAAATCTGAAGATGATCTTCTCGGAACTCCTGTAGGTAATTTCTTTAAGGTGGACGGCAAGTCTCTGGTCGCAGACGCCATTGCCACCGGAGAATGCCCTGAAGATTTATTGCGCTTTAACAGGGAAGACGGGGTTGAGTTTCCATTGCGCTATCAGGTTTGTCCGTTGCTGAACGCTGAAGAGGAAACTGTCGGTGCAATTGCGGTAATGGTCGACCTGACTGAAGAGGAAGCCAGTCGCAAGCATATTGAGCAGCAACAGAAGTCTCTGCTTGAAGTGGCCAATGAAGTCACTGAAGTTTCTAAAGCATTGCTTTCGTATACCACTGAACTTTCCCAGCAGATGAATGAACTTACCGCCGGAGTTGATACCACGGCCATGCAGACCGGACAGGTCGCAACAGCCATGGAAGAGATGAACGCGACTGTTCTTGAGGTTGCTCAGAACACCAGTGAAACCGCTGAAGCTTCCGACAGGGCCAATTCTGTGGCCCGTGATGGCGGACAGGTGGTCAGCAATACTGTTTCAGAGATTCATATTGTAACTGAGACCACGGACAAGCTTTCCGATATGTTGGCCGATCTTTCGGATCGGGCCATTAATATTGGTGAGGTTATGTCTGTAATTAACGATATTGCCGACCAGACCAACCTGCTGGCTCTGAATGCAGCCATTGAGGCTGCCCGTGCCGGTGAGGCCGGACGCGGGTTTGCTGTGGTTGCCGACGAAGTCCGCAAGCTGGCAGAGAAAACCATGGGCGCAACCAACGAGGTTGAGAGTGCCATATCCCTCATTCAGCAATCCACCGATAAGGTTGTCGGCGAGATGAACGGAGTGCGCGGCAGGGTTGAAAATACTGTGCAGATGGCTGAAGGTGCCGGCGGTGTTCTTGGTCAGATCGTTAACGAGTCTGAGACCATAGCCGATATGGTCCGGGCCATTGCCACTGCAGCTGAACAGCAGACTGCAACCAGTGACGAGATCAACAACAGCGTCACTGAGATCAACAGTCTCTCACAGGCTCTGTCTGACGGTATCCAGAATGCCAACTCCAATATTCTGGAAGTTGCCGACATGGCCCAGCAGCTGAGCAATCTGGTGGAACGGTTCAAGTAA
- a CDS encoding cytochrome c family protein, with translation MIGRGFTVRIGVILAVIVVFSCSLAEYGITDSATYVGSEACADCHEVEYGNYKKFSKKAHSAKSVKIMASDLDPDELKECFTCHATGYGKPGGFISFEQTPHLADAGCEVCHGPGSLHAEDGDPDLIKRKMTIEECEVCHNAERVNNFNYKPLIFGGAH, from the coding sequence ATGATAGGTAGAGGGTTTACCGTACGAATTGGGGTGATTCTGGCGGTAATTGTTGTTTTCAGCTGTTCGTTGGCCGAATACGGTATTACGGATTCAGCTACTTATGTGGGGTCCGAGGCCTGTGCTGATTGCCATGAGGTGGAGTACGGGAACTATAAGAAATTTTCTAAAAAAGCACATTCCGCTAAAAGCGTGAAGATCATGGCATCAGATCTTGATCCTGATGAGCTTAAGGAATGTTTTACCTGTCATGCTACCGGATACGGGAAGCCCGGTGGTTTTATCTCTTTTGAACAGACTCCGCATCTTGCCGACGCCGGTTGTGAAGTGTGTCATGGTCCTGGATCTCTTCATGCTGAAGACGGTGATCCTGATTTGATTAAAAGAAAAATGACCATTGAAGAGTGCGAAGTCTGCCATAACGCAGAACGGGTTAATAATTTCAACTACAAACCGCTGATTTTCGGCGGGGCGCACTAG
- a CDS encoding 4Fe-4S dicluster domain-containing protein has product MGIVNITKTYDADFVKQVEKESGQDVALCYQCGNCTAGCPYTFAYDIPVSRIMRLVQAGQKDTVLKCKSIWMCATCESCTTRCPNNIDVAHIMDVLRHMARREGHAPVPTVKKFWDSFLDSVENNGRVFEVGLLAAYVAKTGRFWTDIDLGPKILPKGKMHFKPHEIQGKDEIKKIFKRFEEESRK; this is encoded by the coding sequence ATGGGAATAGTGAATATTACTAAGACTTACGATGCCGATTTTGTAAAGCAGGTAGAAAAGGAAAGCGGACAAGATGTCGCCCTTTGCTACCAGTGCGGTAACTGTACCGCCGGGTGTCCGTACACATTTGCGTACGACATCCCTGTAAGCAGGATCATGCGTCTCGTTCAGGCAGGGCAAAAGGACACCGTGCTCAAGTGCAAATCCATCTGGATGTGCGCTACCTGTGAATCCTGCACCACAAGGTGCCCCAACAACATCGACGTGGCCCACATCATGGATGTGCTGCGCCATATGGCCCGCAGAGAAGGACACGCTCCTGTACCTACGGTCAAAAAATTCTGGGACAGCTTCCTCGATTCCGTTGAAAACAACGGAAGAGTGTTTGAAGTAGGTCTTCTTGCGGCTTATGTAGCCAAGACAGGAAGATTCTGGACCGATATTGATCTGGGACCGAAAATTCTGCCCAAAGGCAAGATGCATTTCAAACCCCACGAAATTCAGGGTAAGGATGAAATCAAAAAAATCTTCAAAAGATTCGAAGAGGAGTCCCGCAAATGA
- the rfaD gene encoding ADP-glyceromanno-heptose 6-epimerase encodes MYIVTGGAGFIGSAMVWKLNQMGIDDILIVDNLAKTEKWKNLVNLRYEDYVHRNQFYKLILEGDDPFETDAVIHMGACSSTTEQDADFLMENNYRYTQMLCRFCLNHDVRFINASSAATYGDGRFGFDDDHAGIDQLQPMNMYGYSKQLFDLWAKRGGVLDKLVSLKFFNVFGPNEYHKDDMKSVICKAFNQIGETGEMKLFKSYKPEYPHGGQKRDFVYIKDCVDVMWWFLQNPDANGIFNIGTGQAREWNELARSVFAAMDVDPNISYIEMPETIRDKYQYFTQANMSKLVAAGYDKPFTSLEDAAKDYVQNYLAQEDPYLKS; translated from the coding sequence ATGTATATTGTGACAGGCGGAGCCGGATTCATCGGTAGTGCCATGGTCTGGAAGCTGAACCAGATGGGGATCGATGATATTTTGATCGTCGACAACCTTGCAAAAACAGAGAAATGGAAGAATTTGGTCAATCTTCGTTATGAAGATTACGTCCACAGAAATCAGTTTTACAAGTTGATCCTCGAAGGGGATGATCCCTTTGAAACCGATGCTGTAATTCACATGGGTGCTTGCTCTTCCACTACAGAGCAGGATGCTGATTTCCTTATGGAAAACAACTATCGCTACACCCAGATGCTCTGCCGTTTCTGCCTTAATCACGATGTCCGTTTCATCAATGCTTCCAGTGCCGCAACTTACGGTGACGGCCGGTTCGGCTTTGATGATGACCATGCGGGGATTGATCAGCTTCAGCCCATGAACATGTATGGTTATTCCAAACAGCTTTTCGACCTCTGGGCCAAACGCGGCGGTGTGCTGGATAAATTGGTCAGCCTTAAATTTTTCAATGTATTCGGTCCTAACGAATATCATAAAGACGACATGAAAAGCGTTATCTGTAAGGCTTTCAACCAGATTGGTGAGACAGGCGAGATGAAGCTTTTCAAGTCTTACAAACCGGAATACCCCCATGGCGGACAGAAGCGTGACTTTGTCTACATCAAGGATTGCGTGGACGTTATGTGGTGGTTTTTACAGAACCCGGATGCAAACGGTATTTTCAATATCGGAACCGGGCAGGCCCGTGAATGGAACGAACTGGCAAGATCTGTTTTTGCGGCCATGGATGTGGACCCGAACATCAGCTACATTGAGATGCCGGAAACCATCCGCGACAAGTACCAGTATTTCACTCAGGCCAACATGAGCAAGCTGGTGGCTGCCGGTTATGATAAGCCGTTCACTTCCCTTGAAGACGCGGCTAAAGATTACGTACAGAATTATCTGGCTCAGGAAGATCCTTACCTGAAGAGCTAG